One stretch of Methylopila sp. 73B DNA includes these proteins:
- a CDS encoding phage major capsid protein: MKHTPSAAFLAASTALANPPRGFIARPRAEATDDPKAMIANLQRAFAEFKAAHDEKLSGKADVVVAEKVERIDAAVGNFQAAIDEMNAKLATAAIGGAGTVGDLPASDPEYVKAFKAHMRKGDVQAAITKGTDADGGYLAPIEWDRSITGKLKEVSPIRAHARVVTITTAGFKRNYTDRAVGSGWVGEVATRAATSTPQFGQLDFVPGEIYANPAISQGALDDAAIDIEQWLGDEVDTEFARQEGIAFISGNGVNKPFGMLTYVTGAANAAKHPWGAIEVVNSGAAAAITTDGLIDLIYSLPASYRANAKFFMNRLSQGSVRKLKDGQGNYIWQPSFQGGAPATILGEPLVEVPDMPAVAANAISALYGDMGRGYLIVDRLGIRVLRDPFTNKPFVHFYTTKRVGGGVDNPEAMRALKIAA, from the coding sequence ATGAAGCACACCCCGTCGGCCGCGTTCCTCGCGGCCTCGACCGCGCTCGCCAATCCGCCGCGCGGTTTCATCGCTCGTCCGCGCGCTGAAGCGACGGACGACCCCAAGGCCATGATCGCGAACCTCCAGCGCGCGTTCGCGGAGTTCAAGGCCGCGCACGACGAGAAGCTGAGCGGCAAGGCCGACGTCGTCGTGGCTGAAAAGGTCGAGCGCATCGACGCTGCGGTCGGCAACTTCCAGGCTGCCATCGACGAGATGAACGCCAAGCTCGCCACCGCCGCGATCGGCGGCGCCGGCACGGTCGGCGATCTCCCGGCGAGCGACCCCGAGTATGTGAAGGCCTTTAAGGCGCACATGCGAAAGGGCGACGTCCAGGCTGCGATCACCAAGGGCACCGACGCGGACGGCGGCTATCTCGCGCCGATCGAGTGGGACCGCAGCATCACCGGCAAGCTGAAGGAGGTCTCTCCGATCCGCGCCCACGCGCGTGTCGTGACGATCACCACCGCCGGCTTCAAGCGGAACTACACCGATCGCGCGGTCGGCTCCGGCTGGGTCGGTGAGGTCGCGACGCGCGCTGCGACGTCCACGCCGCAGTTCGGCCAGCTCGACTTCGTGCCGGGCGAAATCTACGCGAACCCTGCGATCTCGCAGGGCGCGCTGGACGACGCCGCGATCGACATCGAGCAGTGGCTTGGCGACGAGGTCGACACCGAGTTCGCCCGCCAGGAAGGCATCGCGTTCATCTCCGGAAACGGGGTCAACAAGCCGTTCGGCATGCTGACCTATGTGACCGGCGCTGCGAACGCCGCCAAGCACCCCTGGGGGGCGATCGAGGTCGTGAACAGCGGCGCAGCCGCGGCGATCACCACCGATGGCCTGATCGACCTGATCTACAGCCTGCCGGCCTCCTACCGCGCGAACGCCAAGTTCTTCATGAACCGGCTGTCGCAGGGCTCGGTCCGCAAGCTGAAGGATGGCCAAGGCAACTACATCTGGCAGCCTTCGTTCCAGGGCGGCGCGCCGGCGACCATCCTCGGCGAGCCGCTGGTGGAAGTGCCTGACATGCCGGCGGTCGCCGCGAACGCGATCTCCGCGCTCTACGGCGACATGGGCCGCGGCTACCTGATCGTGGACCGCCTCGGCATCCGCGTTCTGCGCGACCCGTTCACCAACAAGCCCTTCGTCCACTTCTACACGACGAAGCGCGTCGGCGGCGGCGTCGACAACCCCGAGGCCATGCGGGCTCTCAAGATCGCCGCGTGA
- a CDS encoding terminase large subunit, whose product MEWSTACPGWREKIVAGQSLIPPPLFPDEAGAALDVFKSLRIVDAPGKPTFGEACEPWVFEFVAAIFGAYDADTGRRLIREFFLLISKKNSKSTIAAGIMVTALIRNWRHSAELLILAPTIEVANNAFQPARDMIREDPEFDYNQGGFLHVQEHIRTITHKTTGAVLKVVAADTDTVSGKKAAFVLIDELWIFGKRPKADAMLREATGGMVSRPEGFVIYLSTQSDEQPAGVFKAKTDYFREVRDGKKVDPRSLPVLYEFPEEMVETQAFLDPANFYVTNPNMGRSVDAEWLLAELEKVRNATGGELQVFLAKHLNVEIGLRLANNRWPGAEFWEGRVDETLKDLAELLKRCEVVTVGIDGGGLDDLFGVCVLGRERETKRWLSWSKAWCHTSVLKRRKSIASRLKDFERAGELRIVDDKLDDISEIVAVVQQVLDAGLLGGVGVDPAGLGEFQDEMEAIDVTQDNGLLVGVPQGIRLMDAMKTIERKLVNGTFFHAGTALMNWCVGNLKVEPMATAIRATKQNVGDAKVDPAIAAFDAAFVMQTNPEPVNPRSIYEDRGVLVV is encoded by the coding sequence GTCGCCGGCCAGTCGCTCATTCCGCCGCCGCTGTTCCCCGACGAGGCCGGCGCCGCGCTCGACGTGTTCAAGTCACTCCGGATCGTGGACGCGCCGGGTAAGCCGACGTTCGGCGAGGCCTGCGAGCCTTGGGTTTTCGAGTTCGTCGCCGCGATCTTCGGCGCCTATGACGCTGACACCGGGCGGAGGCTGATCCGCGAATTCTTCCTGCTGATCTCGAAGAAGAACAGCAAGAGCACCATCGCCGCCGGCATCATGGTGACGGCGCTGATCCGGAACTGGCGGCATTCCGCCGAGCTGCTGATCCTGGCGCCGACGATCGAGGTCGCGAACAACGCCTTCCAGCCGGCGCGCGACATGATCCGCGAGGATCCGGAGTTCGATTACAACCAGGGCGGCTTCCTGCACGTCCAGGAGCACATCCGGACGATCACCCACAAGACGACCGGCGCGGTGCTGAAGGTCGTCGCCGCGGACACCGACACCGTGTCGGGCAAGAAGGCGGCGTTTGTCCTGATCGACGAGCTTTGGATCTTCGGAAAGCGTCCGAAGGCCGATGCGATGTTGCGCGAAGCCACCGGCGGCATGGTGAGCCGTCCCGAAGGCTTCGTGATCTACCTCTCGACCCAGTCCGACGAGCAGCCGGCGGGCGTCTTCAAGGCGAAGACGGACTATTTCCGCGAGGTTCGGGACGGCAAGAAGGTCGATCCTCGCAGTCTGCCGGTGCTCTACGAGTTCCCGGAGGAAATGGTCGAAACCCAAGCGTTCCTCGACCCGGCGAACTTCTACGTCACCAACCCCAACATGGGACGCTCCGTCGACGCCGAATGGCTGCTGGCCGAGCTTGAGAAGGTCCGGAACGCCACCGGCGGCGAACTGCAGGTCTTCCTCGCGAAGCACCTGAACGTCGAGATCGGCTTGCGGCTGGCGAACAACCGCTGGCCCGGCGCCGAGTTCTGGGAAGGTCGGGTCGACGAGACGCTGAAGGACCTCGCGGAGCTACTAAAGCGCTGCGAGGTGGTGACGGTCGGAATCGACGGCGGCGGCCTCGACGATCTGTTCGGCGTCTGCGTCCTGGGCCGCGAGCGCGAGACCAAACGCTGGCTCTCATGGTCCAAGGCCTGGTGCCACACGAGCGTGCTGAAGCGTCGAAAGTCGATCGCGTCGCGCCTGAAGGACTTCGAGCGGGCGGGCGAGCTGCGGATCGTCGACGACAAGCTCGACGACATCTCCGAGATCGTCGCGGTGGTCCAGCAGGTGCTGGACGCCGGCCTGTTGGGCGGCGTCGGCGTCGACCCTGCCGGCCTTGGCGAGTTCCAGGACGAGATGGAGGCGATCGACGTCACGCAGGACAACGGCCTGCTGGTCGGCGTCCCCCAAGGCATCCGGCTGATGGACGCCATGAAGACGATCGAACGCAAGCTGGTGAACGGCACGTTCTTCCACGCGGGCACGGCGCTCATGAACTGGTGCGTCGGCAACCTGAAGGTCGAGCCGATGGCGACCGCAATCCGAGCGACGAAGCAGAACGTCGGCGACGCGAAGGTGGACCCCGCCATCGCGGCCTTCGACGCGGCCTTCGTCATGCAGACGAACCCCGAGCCCGTAAACCCTCGCTCAATCTACGAGGACCGCGGCGTACTGGTGGTGTGA
- a CDS encoding phage portal protein: MAIRDLARWIGGLGQPSPRAEGPTYALSDPRVVELLRFGSMTATGFNVSVEKALKNTTMLRAVSIISNSIGMLPVHLIDKETKEKAVGHDLYKVLHRRPNASQSGFDFRAMMQLRALVKRNAYAQIIRSKDLRTGRERVIELRPLDTDRVTTKLNLDWTTSYDYSPPEGGVRRLAARDVFHLRGMSLDGVNGISVVEQAAEAIGLALAAELAAARYFKNGSFVDSALKMPVGKRMSDPARERLMKSLNEKRGAMNAGEYLLLEEGLEFQELGKTARDAQLLEIRKMQIEEIGRATGVPRPLLMVDETSWGSGISALGNFFVQYTLSPWFEAWQQAGERSLLTEQDAEKYEIKFNPAGLLRGTLKEQAEFLSRALGAGGGKGWETPNGVRRSLDLPADPDPESDRISQGSASASIGHNGGPPLEDDESKDDPDEQRSAA; this comes from the coding sequence ATGGCCATCCGTGACCTTGCCCGCTGGATTGGCGGCCTGGGCCAGCCGTCCCCACGGGCGGAGGGCCCGACCTACGCCCTTTCCGACCCCCGCGTCGTGGAGCTTCTTCGCTTCGGCTCGATGACCGCGACGGGCTTCAACGTCAGCGTCGAGAAGGCGCTGAAGAACACGACCATGCTGCGGGCCGTCAGCATCATCTCGAACTCGATCGGGATGCTGCCGGTGCACCTGATCGACAAGGAGACGAAGGAAAAGGCGGTCGGCCACGACCTCTACAAGGTTCTGCACCGGCGCCCGAACGCGTCTCAGAGCGGCTTCGACTTCCGCGCGATGATGCAGCTCCGGGCGCTGGTGAAGCGCAACGCCTATGCGCAGATCATCCGGTCCAAGGACCTCCGAACCGGCCGGGAGCGCGTGATCGAGCTGCGGCCGCTCGACACCGACCGGGTGACGACGAAGCTCAACCTCGACTGGACGACGTCCTACGACTACAGCCCGCCCGAAGGCGGCGTCCGGCGCCTCGCGGCGCGCGACGTGTTCCACCTGCGCGGCATGTCGCTGGACGGCGTGAACGGCATCTCCGTCGTCGAGCAGGCGGCCGAGGCGATCGGCCTGGCGCTCGCCGCCGAGCTGGCCGCGGCCCGCTACTTCAAGAACGGATCGTTCGTCGACAGCGCTCTGAAGATGCCGGTCGGCAAGCGGATGAGCGACCCGGCTCGCGAACGGCTCATGAAGAGCCTGAACGAGAAGCGCGGCGCGATGAACGCCGGCGAGTACCTGCTGCTCGAGGAAGGCCTGGAGTTCCAGGAGCTGGGCAAGACCGCGCGCGACGCGCAGCTTCTCGAGATCCGGAAGATGCAGATTGAGGAAATCGGGCGCGCGACCGGCGTGCCGCGGCCGCTCCTGATGGTCGACGAGACCTCTTGGGGCTCCGGCATCTCGGCGCTTGGCAATTTCTTCGTCCAGTACACGCTCAGCCCTTGGTTCGAGGCCTGGCAGCAGGCTGGCGAGCGGTCGCTTCTGACCGAGCAGGACGCCGAAAAGTACGAGATCAAGTTCAACCCCGCGGGGTTGCTGCGCGGCACGCTCAAGGAGCAGGCCGAGTTCCTGTCCCGCGCGCTCGGTGCCGGCGGCGGCAAGGGCTGGGAGACCCCCAACGGGGTTCGCCGCTCGCTGGACCTTCCTGCCGATCCCGACCCCGAAAGCGATCGGATCTCTCAGGGGTCCGCCAGCGCCAGCATCGGCCACAACGGCGGTCCGCCGCTTGAGGATGACGAGAGCAAAGATGACCCAGATGAACAGCGATCGGCTGCGTAA
- a CDS encoding phage tail tube protein has protein sequence MALPDHSGTRVAYVAEATYGVTPATPSFKTFRTTRASGLSTRKTTAVSDEIRADRNVVDEAQLGQDASGDYPVELSYGSFDDFLEALLMGAWTTNVLKNGIARKSFTVEETRELGATDSFSRFTGVMVNRGEFSVNAREKALCTFGLMGQKEALVSAIVTGATYAAASTEPMMTAASVASLSIAGVAGPPIKSLSFSVTNTLRVRPLVGSLYSDEFGAGECNVTGSFSAYFAAGLYQMVLDHGGGELVFTIGATANKKYTFRMPNTVFLDGTVPAGGKTDDVMLNVPFRAKLDVASACSIQITRAVA, from the coding sequence ATGGCCCTTCCGGACCACAGCGGCACGCGCGTGGCGTATGTCGCCGAGGCGACCTATGGCGTGACGCCGGCGACGCCGAGCTTCAAGACCTTCCGCACCACCCGCGCGTCGGGTCTCTCGACGCGGAAGACTACGGCCGTCTCCGACGAGATCCGCGCCGACCGCAACGTCGTCGACGAGGCGCAGCTCGGCCAGGACGCCTCCGGCGACTACCCCGTCGAGCTGTCTTACGGGTCGTTCGACGACTTCCTCGAGGCGCTGCTGATGGGCGCCTGGACCACGAACGTCCTCAAGAACGGCATCGCGCGGAAGTCCTTCACCGTGGAGGAGACCCGCGAGCTCGGCGCGACGGACAGCTTTTCCCGGTTCACCGGCGTCATGGTCAACCGCGGCGAGTTCTCGGTGAACGCCCGCGAGAAGGCGCTCTGCACTTTCGGCCTGATGGGGCAGAAGGAGGCGCTGGTGTCTGCGATCGTCACCGGCGCGACCTACGCCGCGGCCAGCACCGAGCCGATGATGACCGCCGCCAGCGTCGCGTCGCTTTCGATTGCCGGAGTGGCGGGCCCGCCGATCAAAAGTCTCAGCTTCAGCGTCACCAACACACTTCGGGTCCGCCCGCTTGTCGGTTCTCTCTACTCCGACGAGTTCGGCGCCGGTGAATGCAACGTCACCGGGTCGTTCTCGGCCTACTTTGCGGCTGGGCTCTACCAGATGGTCTTGGACCATGGCGGCGGTGAACTGGTGTTCACCATCGGCGCGACGGCGAACAAGAAGTACACGTTCCGGATGCCGAACACCGTGTTCCTCGACGGAACGGTGCCGGCGGGCGGCAAGACCGACGACGTCATGCTCAACGTCCCGTTCCGCGCCAAGCTGGACGTGGCGTCCGCCTGCTCGATCCAGATCACCCGGGCGGTGGCGTGA
- a CDS encoding head maturation protease, ClpP-related → MTQMNSDRLRKLIARRPAFPVYARDMPGALPVPAKREVHSLAKPDALDRWSEDVAGVRPSALAVGDNVITMFDIIGEDFWTGTGVTAKKVASQLRAIGDRPVEVQINSPGGDVFEGMAIYNVLREHPQSVNVKIMGIAASAASIIAMAGNTVEIGAASFLMIHNCWILTMGNRNDLRDMADWLEPFDQALVDVYAKRTGQKPADIAKWLDDETYMSGSTAISQGFADALLPADRLTFDEGAQARERDAKPARAAVHALIAQGHTRADARAMVRELRGMPNAASDSAMPNAGAADWSGLSGLIETLRS, encoded by the coding sequence ATGACCCAGATGAACAGCGATCGGCTGCGTAAGCTGATCGCGCGCCGGCCGGCGTTCCCGGTCTACGCGCGCGACATGCCCGGGGCGCTCCCCGTCCCGGCAAAGCGCGAGGTCCATTCCCTCGCGAAGCCGGACGCCCTCGATCGGTGGTCAGAGGATGTGGCCGGTGTGCGCCCCAGCGCGCTCGCGGTCGGCGACAACGTCATCACCATGTTCGACATCATCGGTGAGGACTTTTGGACCGGGACGGGCGTCACTGCGAAGAAGGTCGCGTCCCAGCTTCGCGCCATCGGCGATCGGCCGGTTGAGGTGCAGATCAACTCTCCCGGCGGCGACGTGTTCGAGGGGATGGCGATCTACAACGTGCTGCGCGAGCACCCGCAGTCCGTGAACGTGAAGATCATGGGCATCGCCGCCTCCGCCGCGTCCATCATCGCCATGGCCGGCAACACCGTCGAGATCGGCGCAGCGTCCTTCTTGATGATCCACAATTGCTGGATCCTCACGATGGGCAACCGCAACGACCTCCGCGACATGGCGGATTGGCTCGAGCCCTTCGACCAGGCGCTCGTCGACGTCTACGCCAAGCGGACAGGCCAGAAGCCCGCGGACATCGCGAAGTGGCTGGACGACGAGACGTACATGTCGGGCTCCACCGCCATCTCGCAGGGCTTCGCCGACGCGTTGCTGCCGGCGGACCGACTGACCTTCGACGAGGGCGCGCAGGCCCGCGAGCGGGACGCCAAGCCCGCGCGCGCCGCCGTCCACGCCCTTATCGCCCAGGGCCACACCCGCGCCGACGCGCGGGCGATGGTCCGCGAGCTTCGAGGCATGCCGAACGCTGCCTCAGACTCCGCCATGCCGAACGCTGGCGCCGCCGACTGGTCCGGCCTGTCCGGGCTCATTGAAACGCTTCGGTCCTAG